In Thermococcus thioreducens, a genomic segment contains:
- a CDS encoding translation initiation factor IF-5A — protein sequence MGDKTKVQVSKLKPGRYILIDGEPCRIGNITVSSPGKHGSAKARIEAVGIFDGKVRSIVKPTSAEVDVPIIDKRTAQIIAMTPDTVQIMDMETYELYDVPIETGVADEIKDQLKEGINVEYWETLGRIKIMKLKGE from the coding sequence ATGGGAGACAAGACCAAGGTTCAGGTTAGCAAGCTCAAGCCGGGAAGGTACATCCTCATCGACGGCGAGCCCTGCAGGATCGGCAACATAACCGTTTCCTCGCCCGGAAAGCACGGTTCAGCCAAGGCCAGGATCGAGGCCGTTGGAATCTTCGACGGAAAAGTTAGAAGCATCGTCAAGCCCACCAGCGCCGAGGTTGACGTCCCGATTATCGACAAGAGAACCGCCCAGATAATAGCCATGACCCCGGACACCGTCCAGATCATGGACATGGAGACCTACGAGCTCTACGACGTTCCCATCGAGACCGGCGTCGCCGACGAGATCAAGGACCAGCTCAAGGAGGGTATCAACGTCGAGTACTGGGAGACCCTCGGCAGGATCAAGATAATGAAGCTCAAGGGCGAGTGA
- a CDS encoding ABC transporter ATP-binding protein, giving the protein MARVLLKDVTKKFGEVVAVNRLNLEIRDGEFMVLLGPSGCGKSTTLRMIAGLETPTEGEIWIGDQLVNEIDPTKRNTAMVFQSYALYPHMTVFGNIEFPLRMWKVPKQERIRRVKEVAEFLGIADLLNRKPSELSGGQQQRVALARALVREPEVFLLDEPLSNLDAKIRTQMRFELKKLLSYDLGITTIYVTHDQVEAMTMADRIAVMDRGVLQQVGTPDEIFYKPANTFVATFVGSPPMNLVKGEVVERDGKVLFDAGEFTLELPASIDVRDTAVLGFRPQHVEVSSEPKEGFVKGRLLGVERLGVESYGHIAYSGVELVLRLPEGVETGRDEVYWRPRMDRMYIFDPKSGKLLYG; this is encoded by the coding sequence ATGGCGAGGGTTCTGCTTAAGGACGTTACCAAGAAGTTTGGAGAGGTAGTTGCTGTCAACAGACTGAACCTTGAGATCAGGGACGGGGAGTTCATGGTGCTCCTCGGGCCGAGCGGGTGTGGAAAATCAACGACACTCAGAATGATAGCCGGCCTCGAAACGCCCACCGAAGGCGAGATATGGATAGGCGACCAGCTGGTCAACGAGATAGACCCCACAAAGAGAAACACTGCCATGGTCTTCCAGAGCTACGCTCTCTATCCTCACATGACGGTCTTCGGCAACATAGAATTTCCGCTGAGGATGTGGAAGGTTCCGAAGCAGGAGAGGATACGGCGCGTTAAGGAGGTGGCCGAGTTCCTTGGGATAGCGGACCTTCTCAACCGGAAGCCGAGCGAACTGAGCGGCGGCCAGCAGCAGCGTGTTGCCCTGGCAAGGGCGTTGGTGAGGGAACCAGAGGTTTTCCTCCTCGACGAGCCGCTGAGCAACCTCGACGCCAAGATAAGAACCCAGATGCGCTTCGAGCTCAAAAAGCTCCTCAGCTACGACCTCGGAATAACCACCATCTACGTTACCCACGACCAGGTTGAGGCCATGACGATGGCCGACAGGATAGCGGTCATGGACAGGGGCGTCCTCCAGCAGGTCGGCACGCCGGATGAGATATTCTACAAACCCGCCAACACATTCGTTGCAACGTTTGTTGGAAGCCCGCCCATGAACCTTGTGAAAGGGGAGGTTGTTGAGAGGGACGGAAAAGTGCTCTTCGATGCGGGAGAGTTCACACTTGAACTACCCGCCAGCATAGACGTCCGCGACACCGCGGTTCTCGGCTTCCGGCCCCAGCACGTTGAAGTCAGCTCCGAACCAAAGGAGGGCTTTGTGAAGGGCAGGCTCCTCGGTGTTGAGAGGCTCGGCGTAGAGAGCTACGGCCACATCGCCTACAGTGGTGTGGAGCTGGTACTCAGGCTTCCGGAAGGGGTAGAGACAGGCAGAGATGAGGTTTACTGGAGGCCGAGGATGGACAGGATGTACATCTTCGACCCCAAGAGTGGAAAGCTACTGTACGGCTGA
- a CDS encoding sodium-dependent transporter: MRKISFLMAFLITGYILGIWNFLVLPKYYINFGLKGFLISLIPMLLALFLIYSEAESTKRTRYLIYELFFKISRTPALIFVLIMFLLVMLGITTYYSSYSIIYILGIAPRYVPVIALGTILVSVVLLLLAKGRTLEVISVLSVLFVLFAIVSAVLVRNQALNTVTDPQAVHYMKNAVSAITSFGQPLSLRGVLYMFISVLMSFGLGAGVYYVVGSFTPEELDLRKVLAAVFVLQIILSFAAAFTVAYSLGAAYQGFGKAFHSPNIPAEESMRLYLGFQDLREYATNSEKSPMDSIEVFYSIPYVLKGNIANASRLISLLMLSLYFAGLTTIIVLIEMGSQILSEVMQLGRNRSLTLVALLGFLLSAVMVIGDIRTMFLVVPFSVGAIIAAIEAYPLLSEELAHNRGAVAGTMIVLFLMGLLTLYYAFRALGTTVKIGALLGLVLLVPALMNSMLMKGRR, translated from the coding sequence ATGCGAAAAATAAGCTTCCTGATGGCGTTTTTGATAACGGGATACATCCTCGGCATCTGGAACTTTCTGGTGCTACCAAAGTACTACATAAACTTTGGACTGAAGGGGTTCCTGATATCGCTGATACCGATGCTCCTGGCGCTGTTTCTGATATACAGTGAGGCAGAGAGCACTAAACGCACGAGGTACCTGATATACGAATTGTTCTTCAAGATATCCCGCACTCCAGCACTGATATTCGTCCTCATCATGTTCCTGCTCGTGATGCTCGGAATCACAACCTACTACTCCTCGTACAGCATCATATACATCCTCGGCATCGCTCCCAGGTATGTCCCCGTAATAGCCCTCGGAACGATACTTGTCTCCGTGGTTCTACTTCTCCTTGCCAAGGGCAGAACTCTGGAAGTTATCTCAGTGCTCTCGGTGCTTTTCGTGCTCTTTGCAATAGTTTCCGCGGTCCTCGTCAGGAACCAGGCCCTCAACACAGTCACCGATCCCCAGGCAGTTCACTACATGAAAAACGCGGTCTCGGCAATAACTTCCTTTGGACAGCCACTCTCCCTCAGGGGAGTGCTCTACATGTTCATCTCGGTGCTCATGTCCTTCGGACTTGGTGCCGGCGTTTATTATGTGGTTGGAAGCTTCACCCCGGAGGAACTTGACCTCAGGAAGGTTCTTGCCGCTGTTTTTGTCCTCCAGATAATACTGAGCTTCGCCGCGGCTTTTACCGTCGCTTACTCCCTCGGTGCAGCCTACCAGGGATTTGGAAAAGCCTTCCACAGCCCCAACATCCCAGCGGAGGAGTCCATGAGGCTCTACCTCGGATTTCAGGATCTCAGGGAATACGCTACGAACAGTGAAAAGAGCCCGATGGACTCAATTGAGGTGTTCTATTCAATCCCGTACGTACTCAAGGGCAACATCGCCAACGCCAGCAGGTTGATATCTCTGCTCATGCTCTCGCTCTACTTTGCCGGGCTGACCACGATCATCGTCCTCATAGAGATGGGCAGCCAGATACTCTCAGAGGTCATGCAGCTTGGAAGGAACAGAAGCCTGACTCTGGTGGCGCTCCTTGGCTTCCTGCTCTCAGCAGTGATGGTCATAGGTGACATCAGGACAATGTTTCTTGTGGTGCCGTTCAGCGTGGGTGCAATAATAGCCGCTATCGAAGCATATCCCCTCCTCTCGGAGGAACTCGCGCACAACAGGGGCGCCGTGGCGGGCACAATGATCGTCCTCTTTCTCATGGGCCTGCTCACACTGTACTACGCGTTCAGAGCGCTGGGCACCACCGTTAAGATAGGCGCACTGCTCGGTCTCGTCCTCCTGGTGCCCGCGCTCATGAACAGCATGCTGATGAAGGGCCGGCGCTGA
- a CDS encoding HAD family hydrolase yields MARIALIWDFDGVLVYTPHEEAWRKAAKIYGAEIDHEFYVRYVSGKPRYEGAHNILELTGIYERHGADTEEKRKKLLTEFAEFKNRMVNEMFDRGEYEVNQGAIEFLMKTREQGIPSALASASKNAPKLAAKVMVGEKRLIDFFDVNVSGMAPSKKEVFRLARKKLVEMFPEVESFFVVEDAPAGVKAAKELGMLVLGYERDTELEGADLRFRDFGEVSIERLLRLNGGKGGD; encoded by the coding sequence ATGGCCAGAATAGCACTAATATGGGACTTCGACGGGGTTCTCGTTTACACACCCCACGAGGAAGCCTGGAGAAAGGCGGCAAAAATCTATGGGGCTGAAATCGACCACGAGTTCTACGTGAGGTACGTCTCAGGGAAGCCACGCTACGAGGGTGCGCACAACATACTGGAGCTGACGGGTATCTACGAACGCCACGGCGCGGACACTGAAGAAAAGAGGAAAAAACTGCTCACGGAGTTCGCCGAGTTCAAGAACAGGATGGTCAACGAGATGTTCGACAGGGGAGAGTACGAGGTTAACCAAGGGGCAATAGAGTTCCTGATGAAGACAAGGGAGCAGGGGATACCGAGCGCTCTGGCTTCTGCATCAAAGAACGCCCCGAAGCTGGCGGCCAAGGTTATGGTGGGGGAGAAGAGGCTGATAGACTTCTTTGACGTTAACGTCAGCGGCATGGCACCCAGCAAGAAGGAGGTATTCCGACTGGCCAGGAAAAAGCTCGTGGAGATGTTCCCGGAGGTGGAGTCGTTTTTCGTTGTTGAGGATGCCCCCGCAGGCGTGAAAGCCGCCAAGGAGCTCGGGATGCTTGTTTTGGGATACGAAAGAGATACCGAGCTGGAGGGCGCGGATCTGAGGTTCAGAGACTTTGGAGAGGTCTCCATCGAGCGACTGTTGAGGCTGAACGGAGGCAAGGGGGGAGATTGA
- a CDS encoding carbohydrate ABC transporter permease, with amino-acid sequence MTPKEEERLIRRIWIVITYAVLITFALVYLMPFIRSLVASFMTWAQASAYPPEWVPNPFTLENYQKLFRLDLFPRWIRNTALYAGLIVAGNVLFTSMAGYAFARLKFPGKDVIFSALLSLLMIPMFVTLVPNYIIMYKLGLIDNIFGLALLGIVNVSSIFLMRQYFTSLSNEIFEAARLDGCGPIKAFFYIALPLAKPALGAVAVYQFLGSWNAFIGPLIFLRSPENFTLPVGLSFAFQRSMWTEYTPIIAGSLVASAPTILLFLVLNRYLIRGIVITGGKG; translated from the coding sequence ATGACCCCCAAAGAGGAGGAGAGGCTCATCCGCCGTATCTGGATTGTCATAACCTACGCAGTGCTGATAACCTTTGCGCTGGTATATCTGATGCCCTTCATCAGGTCGCTGGTCGCTTCGTTTATGACGTGGGCCCAGGCTTCGGCCTATCCCCCTGAGTGGGTTCCCAATCCATTCACGCTTGAGAACTACCAGAAGCTTTTTAGGCTTGACCTGTTCCCGCGCTGGATCCGCAACACCGCGCTCTACGCTGGGCTAATCGTTGCCGGCAACGTGCTCTTCACCAGCATGGCTGGCTACGCATTCGCCAGACTCAAATTCCCGGGAAAGGACGTAATATTCTCCGCGCTGCTCTCGCTCCTCATGATCCCAATGTTCGTCACGCTGGTTCCAAACTACATCATCATGTACAAGCTTGGCCTCATAGACAACATCTTCGGCCTCGCGCTGCTGGGAATAGTAAATGTGTCGAGCATCTTCCTCATGAGGCAGTACTTTACCTCACTTTCCAACGAGATATTCGAAGCCGCCCGTCTGGATGGGTGCGGTCCGATAAAGGCGTTCTTCTACATAGCCCTACCGCTGGCCAAACCTGCCCTAGGTGCGGTTGCCGTTTACCAGTTCCTCGGCTCTTGGAACGCCTTCATCGGGCCGCTCATCTTCCTCCGTTCGCCGGAAAACTTCACCCTGCCGGTCGGTCTCAGCTTCGCCTTCCAGAGGAGCATGTGGACGGAGTACACCCCCATCATAGCCGGCTCGCTGGTGGCCTCGGCACCAACGATACTGCTCTTCCTCGTGCTGAACAGGTATCTCATTAGGGGTATAGTTATTACGGGAGGGAAAGGCTGA
- a CDS encoding ABC transporter substrate-binding protein — MKKVLAGGLLVFVLLLAVVAAGCIGGGGQTGTQTPATVTETKVKTETKVETQVQEKVFVRFAGWSAGETEMKNYEKMIKAFEEQNPNIGIKYEVITQMFHENILASYGAGVAPDVFYVDSAWAPIFIDKGALYPISDLADQSFIDQFYPFLLEPFMKDGKLYGLPKDWSMLALFYNKKLFEQAGLTRPPETWEELEEYAKIIADKTGKPGLAIYLGGFNRYVPVAVSNGAPKPWFEKPEDASWFDNPAVKETLTWYIDLYRKGKTERENQGLTPYVVQPSDVGAGWLGDAFGQQEVAMVISGNWMIPFLADQFPDFKYGEDWDIAPVPAGKEGRVTMVYTVILGINAKTEHPQEAWKFVEFLLGPEGQKELVVKGGQTLPSIKGFENDPDMWPQHKKTLSFKYDQMIVFLWGPKSGPLEGKFSDAMAAAMRGEMSVDEAIEVMKQVVQEELSS, encoded by the coding sequence ATGAAAAAAGTCCTTGCTGGTGGTCTTTTGGTTTTTGTTCTGCTTTTGGCGGTAGTGGCCGCCGGGTGCATCGGCGGCGGAGGGCAGACCGGAACCCAGACGCCGGCGACCGTCACGGAGACCAAAGTTAAAACTGAGACCAAGGTTGAGACCCAAGTGCAGGAGAAGGTTTTCGTAAGGTTCGCCGGCTGGAGTGCCGGAGAAACCGAGATGAAGAACTACGAGAAGATGATTAAAGCCTTCGAAGAGCAGAACCCCAACATCGGCATCAAGTACGAGGTCATCACCCAGATGTTCCACGAGAACATCCTGGCATCCTACGGTGCCGGAGTTGCCCCCGATGTATTCTACGTTGACAGTGCATGGGCTCCAATCTTCATCGACAAGGGTGCCCTCTATCCGATATCCGACCTCGCCGACCAGAGCTTCATTGACCAGTTCTATCCGTTCCTTCTTGAGCCCTTCATGAAGGATGGAAAGCTCTACGGCCTGCCGAAGGACTGGAGCATGCTGGCCCTCTTCTACAACAAGAAGCTCTTCGAACAGGCTGGCCTGACTAGGCCGCCCGAAACCTGGGAGGAGCTTGAGGAGTATGCTAAGATAATAGCTGACAAGACCGGAAAGCCCGGACTTGCTATATATCTGGGCGGATTTAACAGGTACGTCCCAGTTGCCGTAAGCAACGGCGCCCCCAAGCCCTGGTTCGAGAAGCCCGAAGACGCTTCCTGGTTCGATAATCCAGCCGTTAAGGAGACCCTCACGTGGTACATCGACCTCTACCGGAAGGGCAAGACTGAGAGGGAGAACCAGGGGCTTACCCCGTACGTAGTCCAACCTAGTGACGTCGGAGCCGGCTGGCTCGGTGACGCCTTCGGCCAGCAGGAGGTCGCAATGGTCATCAGCGGAAACTGGATGATTCCATTCCTTGCAGACCAGTTCCCCGACTTCAAGTACGGTGAGGACTGGGACATAGCCCCTGTCCCGGCCGGAAAGGAAGGAAGGGTGACCATGGTCTACACAGTCATCCTGGGAATAAACGCCAAGACTGAGCACCCGCAGGAGGCCTGGAAGTTCGTTGAGTTCCTCCTTGGGCCGGAGGGGCAGAAGGAGCTCGTCGTCAAGGGCGGCCAGACCCTGCCCAGCATAAAGGGATTCGAGAACGACCCGGACATGTGGCCGCAGCACAAGAAGACACTCTCGTTCAAGTACGACCAGATGATAGTCTTCCTCTGGGGCCCGAAGTCGGGACCGCTTGAGGGCAAGTTCAGCGACGCCATGGCCGCAGCGATGAGGGGCGAGATGAGCGTGGACGAGGCCATTGAGGTTATGAAGCAGGTCGTTCAGGAAGAGCTGAGCAGCTGA
- a CDS encoding TrmB family transcriptional regulator, giving the protein MENYAFLIEKLQELGLTKREAEVYLTILIKDGATVKELLEALDIHQPQLYNIIQSLIRKGFIRASAGRPRVYTASDIGALIDIQKMKFDLLRSVLQEELMKIKGRTEEEGPYISLVRSLEGVLASIIEIINSAEVEIRAELPYPVFKELKPYLLGALQRGVNLYLLIYPSMGTPEEFERFRDQVKIRTFDLGNFLLVISDLSSAVYSKRRFFSVHKLPISSNEIYGYVIQEKDLLLRLLNIHNNLWLKSKEVIGWIPRPELYPKVFIEFSMALNELETLLKLGYTPVVTVEGRDVKSGYPVSITGKVRSINRFGIVSNFVLESENGTFTVGGFDAEVEDIEAQKIVIREITK; this is encoded by the coding sequence ATGGAAAATTATGCTTTTTTGATTGAAAAATTGCAGGAACTCGGGCTCACCAAAAGGGAGGCTGAAGTTTACCTGACGATACTCATAAAGGACGGCGCCACCGTGAAGGAGCTTCTTGAGGCCCTCGACATCCATCAGCCCCAGCTCTACAACATAATCCAGAGCCTGATACGAAAGGGATTCATAAGAGCTTCCGCCGGAAGGCCGAGGGTCTACACGGCGAGCGATATAGGGGCCCTTATCGACATTCAGAAGATGAAATTTGACCTCCTCCGGAGCGTCCTTCAGGAGGAACTTATGAAGATTAAGGGGAGAACAGAGGAAGAGGGGCCCTATATCTCGCTTGTGAGGAGCCTGGAAGGTGTCTTGGCGAGCATTATCGAGATAATAAACTCCGCGGAGGTCGAGATTAGGGCCGAGCTCCCCTACCCTGTCTTCAAGGAGCTCAAACCCTACCTGCTGGGAGCCCTCCAGAGGGGGGTGAACCTGTACCTCCTGATCTACCCCAGCATGGGCACTCCAGAGGAGTTCGAAAGGTTCAGGGATCAGGTCAAGATACGTACCTTTGACCTTGGAAACTTTCTCCTCGTTATATCCGACCTCTCAAGCGCTGTCTACTCAAAACGGCGCTTCTTCAGCGTCCACAAGCTCCCGATTTCCAGCAACGAAATCTACGGATACGTGATACAGGAAAAAGACCTTCTCCTCAGACTTCTCAACATCCACAATAACCTCTGGCTCAAGTCAAAGGAGGTCATAGGCTGGATTCCCAGGCCGGAGCTGTATCCCAAGGTGTTCATAGAGTTCTCGATGGCGCTCAACGAGCTTGAGACCCTGCTGAAGCTCGGCTACACCCCGGTGGTGACCGTGGAGGGCAGGGACGTTAAGAGCGGCTATCCAGTGAGCATTACCGGAAAGGTTCGCTCGATAAACCGCTTCGGGATAGTTAGCAACTTCGTCCTCGAAAGCGAGAACGGAACCTTTACAGTCGGAGGTTTTGATGCGGAGGTGGAAGACATAGAGGCGCAGAAGATTGTTATCAGGGAGATAACCAAATAA
- a CDS encoding carbohydrate ABC transporter permease, whose amino-acid sequence MFSSFSSFYEKARNKEIVAGLTLISIAVVLNLVFGYFAMFFAFYLSFFKWDYIGEMQFVGLQNFEIVIRDLIRGLHGAPYLLVPFYTGLKNILLYTLIVVPIQTFLAIVLASFANQKIRGQQFFKVSYFLPATTSSVIVALIFIWLFMKNGYINYVLVHVIPGFEPVDWINNKDYLLFAIATVAIWGTSGHFMVSFLAAMQAIPREIYEAAMLDGAGPIRRFFFITIPMLRPMITYVVVMGLIGALQMFDLAWIMAGANGGPGGAGYTVALDIYNEAFTRIRPGVAAAKSWFLFAIIFTTTYLFQKKYGRAMR is encoded by the coding sequence ATGTTTTCGTCTTTTTCTTCCTTTTACGAGAAGGCTAGAAATAAGGAGATTGTAGCAGGATTAACTCTCATTTCGATTGCCGTTGTTCTGAACCTGGTTTTCGGTTACTTCGCGATGTTCTTTGCCTTCTACCTGAGCTTCTTCAAGTGGGATTACATAGGTGAGATGCAGTTTGTGGGGCTTCAAAACTTTGAGATTGTGATAAGGGATCTTATCAGGGGACTTCACGGAGCTCCCTATCTTCTCGTGCCCTTCTACACCGGCCTGAAGAACATACTGCTCTACACGCTCATCGTCGTGCCCATCCAGACCTTCCTGGCAATAGTGCTGGCCTCCTTTGCTAACCAGAAGATTCGTGGCCAGCAGTTCTTCAAGGTCTCCTATTTCCTGCCCGCGACGACTTCCTCGGTTATCGTGGCCCTGATATTCATCTGGCTCTTCATGAAGAACGGCTACATAAACTACGTCCTGGTCCACGTGATCCCGGGCTTTGAGCCGGTGGACTGGATAAACAACAAGGACTACCTGCTCTTCGCCATAGCTACTGTCGCCATCTGGGGGACCAGCGGACACTTCATGGTGTCCTTCCTGGCGGCGATGCAGGCCATTCCCAGGGAGATATACGAGGCGGCAATGCTTGACGGTGCAGGGCCGATAAGGAGGTTCTTCTTCATAACGATCCCGATGCTCAGGCCGATGATAACCTACGTGGTGGTCATGGGGCTCATAGGGGCCCTCCAGATGTTCGATCTCGCGTGGATAATGGCGGGGGCCAACGGCGGTCCTGGTGGAGCAGGCTATACCGTCGCGCTGGACATCTATAACGAGGCGTTCACCAGGATACGTCCCGGTGTTGCCGCGGCCAAAAGCTGGTTCCTGTTCGCGATAATATTCACGACCACATACCTGTTCCAGAAAAAGTACGGGAGGGCTATGAGATGA
- the treT gene encoding trehalose synthase gives MLEVREFTGVGKSLKDYGRIIGEDAVERIKVKAERLLGAKFAHVNSTSFGGGVAEILHNLVPLMRDTGLDAKWFVIRGSDEFFNVTKSFHNALQGNKDLKLTGEMKNLYLKTNEENAQKADLSEFDYVLIHDPQPAALIDFYEKTQPWIWRCHIDLSDPNRQFWVFLREYIQRYDRYIFHLPEYVQPDLSSEKTVIMPPSIDPLSEKNMELKESEVLKTLERFDVDPDRPIIIQVARFDPWKGVFDVIEVYRKVKEKIPEVQLLLVGVMAADDPEGWVYFEKTLRKIGEDYDVKVLTNLTGVHAREVNAFQRASDVVLQMSIREGFGLTVTEAMWKGKPVVGRAVGGIKFQVVDGETGFLVNGVEEAVERVIYLLKHPRETNLMGMKARKRVLEKFLITRHLERYLDLLNSL, from the coding sequence ATGCTAGAGGTTAGAGAATTCACAGGAGTTGGTAAGAGTCTGAAGGACTACGGCAGAATAATCGGAGAGGATGCCGTTGAAAGGATAAAGGTCAAGGCGGAAAGGCTCTTGGGAGCCAAGTTTGCCCACGTCAACTCGACGTCCTTTGGAGGAGGTGTTGCGGAGATACTTCACAATCTCGTGCCCCTTATGAGAGACACAGGACTCGACGCCAAATGGTTCGTCATTCGAGGCTCAGACGAGTTCTTTAATGTCACGAAGAGTTTTCACAACGCCCTCCAGGGCAACAAAGACCTCAAACTCACCGGGGAAATGAAGAACCTCTACCTCAAAACCAACGAAGAGAACGCTCAGAAAGCTGACCTAAGTGAATTTGACTACGTTCTCATCCACGACCCACAACCCGCGGCGCTCATAGACTTCTACGAGAAAACCCAACCCTGGATCTGGCGGTGCCATATCGACTTAAGTGACCCGAACAGGCAATTCTGGGTGTTTCTGAGGGAGTATATCCAAAGATACGACAGGTACATCTTCCACCTTCCGGAATACGTTCAGCCAGACTTGAGCTCGGAGAAAACCGTCATCATGCCGCCGTCTATCGATCCGCTGAGCGAAAAGAACATGGAGCTGAAAGAGTCGGAGGTCCTGAAAACGCTTGAAAGGTTCGACGTCGATCCGGACCGGCCGATAATCATACAGGTCGCCCGCTTCGATCCCTGGAAGGGTGTTTTCGACGTTATTGAGGTCTACCGGAAAGTGAAGGAAAAGATTCCGGAGGTTCAGTTGCTTCTCGTCGGGGTCATGGCGGCTGACGACCCAGAAGGTTGGGTTTACTTCGAAAAGACCTTGAGGAAGATTGGCGAGGACTACGACGTTAAAGTTCTGACGAACCTTACTGGGGTTCATGCCAGAGAAGTTAACGCCTTTCAGCGGGCTAGTGACGTTGTCTTGCAGATGTCTATCCGGGAAGGATTTGGGTTAACGGTTACCGAGGCGATGTGGAAGGGTAAGCCTGTTGTTGGCAGGGCCGTGGGGGGAATCAAATTCCAAGTGGTCGATGGGGAAACGGGCTTCCTCGTGAATGGCGTTGAAGAAGCCGTCGAAAGAGTAATCTACCTGCTGAAACACCCGAGAGAGACCAACCTCATGGGCATGAAGGCAAGAAAAAGGGTGCTGGAGAAATTTTTAATTACTCGGCACCTAGAAAGGTATCTGGATCTTCTGAATTCCCTTTAG